A region from the Canis lupus baileyi chromosome 27, mCanLup2.hap1, whole genome shotgun sequence genome encodes:
- the TUG1 gene encoding taurine up-regulated 1, translated as EEALARPPPLPGLVGRRSGRAVDRAIGWRLFLLLWHPALGAQARPPRRAPGGRWRSRRVFLLVRRTRAAAYAFAIRRGVVRVVGGGGQLLRPAPGEAAAAAGFGAAGEAGVAGAGLEAWRHPSGPARTQLGGQEGAGGWLVVGFLLCLFLLMPP; from the coding sequence GAAGAAGCCCTGGCGcgccctccccccctccccggtcTGGTAGGGCGAAGGAGCGGGCGCGCGGTCGATCGAGCGATCGGTTGGCGGCTCTTTCTCCTGCTCTGGCATCCAGCTCTTGGGGCGCAGGCCCGGCCGCCGCGGCGCGCGCCCGGTGGCCGTTGGCGCTCGCGCCGCGTCTTTCTTCTCGTACGCAGAACTCGGGCGGCGGCCTATGCGTTTGCGATTCGACGAGGAGTCGTCCGGGTGGTCGGCGGCGGCGGGCAGCTGCTCCGCCCCGCTcccggggaggcggcggcggcggcgggattTGGCGCggccggggaggcgggggtggCCGGGGCTGGCCTGGAGGCCTGGCGCCACCCTTCGGGGCCTGCAAGGACCCAGTTGGGGGGGCAAGAGGGCGCCGGGGGATGGTTGGTGGTGGGCTTTCTACTTTGCCTTTTTCTCCTTATGCCCCCTTAG